A single genomic interval of Aegicerativicinus sediminis harbors:
- a CDS encoding VCBS repeat-containing protein has product MKVDINHIIVFLLAICLVGCTKERNFEENRLFQLISAEHSGINFTNSIIPNDTLNILNYEYLYNGGGVGVGYFNKDSLPDLIFTGNIEPSRLYINEGNLHFKDITVSSGIKTKGHWCTGVSVIDINQDGFDDIYISVGGVGNKSIFPNLLYINNGDLTFTESASEYGLADQGESIQSVFFDYDRDGDLDMYLLTGGGFEHSAINVRPMLDNGTSRNTDRLYRNDYDENLGHAVFTNVSKDAGINIEGFGLGVSVFDANNDFWPDLYISNDYLSRDLLYINQQDGTFKEDALNYFGHTSHFSMGNDVGDINNDGYLDVVTMDMLPEDLKRRKLMSGVPSYEIFQISVGFGYGHQYMRNMLQLNNGNNSFSEIGQLSGIDKTDWSWAPLLADFDNDGLSDLFVTNGFGKDITDMDFVKFRENSSYKFSDVEELGKSVIDCLYQRPAIKVPNYTFKNKGDLTFEKVTDEWGFSEETISNGAAYADLDLDGDLDLIVNNINQPASIYQNKTRESNPNNSNYLTVQLEGSNGNLTAIGATVAIYKNGNSTIRYNQPVRGFQSSVDKNLFFGLNGYAAVDSLKVFWPDGKSSLLKGIDSNQILKIDYSEAYNTVDLIGANLNKPLFLRDSLIQFKHQERPYNDYGYQQLLLHGFSNQGPGMAVGDLNGDGLEDLFVGGSYGFNSTIYFQEKNGDFTQSEIENSELYEDEGALIFDANGDNLMDLYVTSGGSERYEGHEAYQDRIYYNVNGQFQQGELPKMLTSTSNVVGGDFDKDGDIDLYVGGRVIPGKYPKPPQSYILRNDSGKFIDVTNSVCPFLKSAGMITSAVWTDFNNDNQLDLVVVGEFMPITFFKGNGSKLEKIQLESDEFQSSGLWNSIYSGDFDNDGDIDFVAGNLGLNSNLKIIDNQPLRLDYADFDNNGSIDPIFSKYEEGNYFPIASLDNLVQQLPSIKKRFLFYRNYAKSTTKDILDFLNPSSYNSLIAQELKSSFIENLGNEEFRINPLPIQAQIAPINGILSDDINNDGSLDLILVGNNYNTDVGSVRYDASEGIILINLGNGSFESKKSDYSGFSVHGNSKSIVKLHSSKGTSIVVGLNNEKLKVFSKIESPIKVVWPKSDEVYAIVVLSGGKERKHEFHYGQGYMSQSSQGIELKKPISKITFYNNLGEQTRSLNVE; this is encoded by the coding sequence TTGAAAGTTGATATCAACCATATCATTGTTTTTCTGTTAGCAATTTGTTTGGTTGGCTGCACTAAGGAAAGAAATTTTGAAGAGAATAGATTATTTCAACTTATCAGTGCGGAACATTCAGGCATCAATTTTACAAATTCAATTATTCCGAATGACACCCTAAACATCTTAAACTATGAATACCTCTACAACGGAGGTGGTGTAGGTGTAGGATATTTTAACAAGGATAGCCTACCAGATCTAATTTTTACAGGTAATATCGAGCCAAGTCGTTTGTATATTAATGAAGGAAATCTTCATTTTAAAGACATTACAGTTTCTTCAGGGATAAAAACAAAAGGACATTGGTGCACAGGTGTCAGTGTTATAGATATAAATCAAGATGGTTTTGATGATATCTATATTAGTGTAGGTGGTGTTGGTAATAAAAGCATCTTTCCAAACTTACTTTATATAAACAATGGTGATTTAACTTTTACCGAATCAGCTTCTGAATATGGACTGGCTGATCAAGGAGAATCCATTCAATCAGTATTTTTTGATTATGATAGAGATGGGGATCTTGATATGTACCTTTTAACAGGGGGAGGATTTGAGCATTCGGCTATAAATGTCCGACCAATGCTAGATAATGGAACTAGCAGAAATACAGACCGGCTTTATAGAAATGATTATGATGAAAACTTGGGTCATGCAGTTTTTACAAATGTTTCAAAAGATGCAGGTATAAACATCGAAGGTTTTGGCCTTGGAGTTTCTGTTTTTGATGCTAACAATGATTTTTGGCCAGATTTATATATTTCCAATGACTATTTGTCGAGAGATTTGCTTTACATAAATCAGCAAGACGGTACTTTCAAGGAAGATGCACTTAATTATTTTGGTCATACTAGTCATTTTTCAATGGGTAATGATGTTGGAGATATTAATAATGATGGGTATTTAGATGTGGTAACCATGGATATGCTTCCGGAAGATTTGAAGAGAAGGAAGTTGATGTCTGGTGTGCCATCCTACGAAATTTTTCAAATTTCTGTTGGGTTCGGTTATGGCCATCAGTATATGAGAAATATGCTGCAATTGAACAATGGAAATAATTCCTTCAGTGAAATAGGTCAATTGTCAGGAATTGATAAAACCGATTGGAGTTGGGCTCCATTATTAGCCGATTTTGATAACGACGGTTTAAGTGATCTGTTTGTTACCAATGGCTTTGGTAAAGATATAACAGATATGGATTTTGTTAAATTTCGTGAGAACAGTTCCTATAAATTCTCCGACGTAGAGGAATTAGGGAAATCTGTTATTGATTGTTTATATCAAAGACCTGCAATAAAAGTTCCTAACTACACTTTTAAAAATAAAGGTGATTTAACTTTTGAAAAGGTTACTGACGAATGGGGATTCAGTGAGGAGACCATTTCAAATGGAGCCGCATATGCTGATTTGGATCTAGATGGAGATTTGGATTTAATAGTGAACAACATAAATCAACCAGCCTCCATTTATCAGAACAAAACTAGGGAAAGCAACCCAAATAACTCTAATTATTTGACCGTTCAATTGGAAGGAAGTAATGGTAATTTAACGGCAATAGGAGCAACAGTTGCAATTTATAAGAATGGGAATTCCACAATTCGCTATAATCAACCAGTCAGAGGATTTCAAAGTTCAGTTGACAAAAACTTATTTTTTGGTTTGAATGGCTATGCAGCCGTTGACAGTTTGAAAGTATTTTGGCCAGACGGTAAAAGCAGTTTACTTAAGGGGATTGACTCAAATCAAATCCTTAAAATTGATTATTCTGAAGCATATAATACTGTAGACTTGATTGGTGCTAATCTAAATAAACCTTTGTTTTTAAGGGATTCCTTAATTCAATTTAAACACCAAGAGCGACCTTATAATGACTATGGGTACCAGCAATTGTTATTGCATGGCTTTTCTAATCAAGGTCCTGGTATGGCGGTGGGTGATCTCAACGGGGATGGTCTTGAGGACTTATTTGTTGGTGGCAGTTATGGCTTTAACTCAACTATTTATTTTCAGGAAAAAAATGGAGATTTTACACAATCGGAAATAGAGAATAGTGAGTTATACGAAGATGAAGGAGCATTAATTTTTGATGCCAATGGCGATAATTTAATGGATTTGTACGTCACCAGTGGAGGATCCGAAAGATATGAGGGACATGAGGCTTACCAAGATAGAATTTATTACAACGTAAATGGTCAATTTCAACAGGGCGAACTTCCTAAAATGCTAACAAGTACTTCCAATGTTGTTGGAGGTGACTTCGATAAAGATGGTGATATCGATTTATATGTTGGTGGTCGCGTAATTCCAGGTAAATATCCAAAGCCCCCGCAAAGTTATATTCTAAGAAATGATTCGGGCAAATTTATAGATGTGACCAATTCTGTTTGCCCATTTTTGAAATCTGCAGGAATGATAACTTCAGCAGTTTGGACCGATTTCAATAACGACAATCAATTAGACCTAGTTGTTGTGGGCGAATTTATGCCAATTACATTTTTCAAAGGAAATGGAAGCAAGTTAGAAAAGATACAGTTGGAATCAGATGAATTTCAAAGTTCAGGGCTATGGAATAGTATATATTCTGGTGATTTCGATAATGATGGTGATATAGACTTTGTTGCAGGAAATTTAGGTTTAAATTCAAACTTAAAAATTATTGATAATCAACCACTAAGATTGGATTATGCAGATTTTGATAATAATGGTTCCATAGATCCAATATTCTCTAAATATGAGGAAGGGAATTATTTTCCGATAGCCTCATTAGATAATTTGGTTCAGCAGCTGCCCTCGATTAAAAAAAGGTTTTTATTCTACAGAAATTACGCCAAATCAACAACCAAAGATATATTGGATTTTTTAAACCCATCATCATACAATAGCTTAATAGCCCAAGAATTAAAATCTTCCTTTATTGAAAATTTAGGCAATGAGGAATTTCGTATAAATCCCTTGCCAATTCAGGCACAAATAGCCCCTATCAATGGCATTTTATCTGATGATATAAATAATGATGGTTCATTGGATCTTATTTTAGTGGGAAATAATTACAATACAGATGTGGGAAGTGTTAGGTATGATGCATCTGAAGGCATTATTTTGATTAACTTGGGGAATGGTTCTTTTGAATCGAAAAAGAGTGATTATTCTGGCTTTAGTGTTCATGGAAATTCCAAGAGTATAGTCAAGCTGCATTCTTCAAAAGGAACGAGCATAGTAGTTGGTCTTAATAATGAAAAGCTAAAAGTGTTTTCTAAAATAGAATCACCAATTAAAGTGGTATGGCCAAAATCTGATGAGGTTTATGCAATTGTTGTATTAAGTGGTGGGAAGGAACGAAAGCATGAGTTTCATTATGGTCAAGGTTATATGTCCCAATCCTCACAAGGAATAGAATTAAAAAAACCAATTAGTAAAATAACTTTTTATAACAATTTAGGAGAACAAACGCGCTCCTTGAATGTCGAATAA